One stretch of Nicotiana tabacum cultivar K326 chromosome 18, ASM71507v2, whole genome shotgun sequence DNA includes these proteins:
- the LOC107820346 gene encoding putative mitochondrial protein AtMg00820: MNLKIEALEQNHTWAVVDLPAGKVPIWCKWVYKIKYNAHGTVGRFKARLVAKGYTQQENLDFHDTFSPVAKLTTVIAVVDTATLKHWPVYQMDVHNAFLNGDL; the protein is encoded by the coding sequence ATGAATCTTAAGATTGAGGCTCTGGAACAAAATCACACTTGGGCAGTAGTTGATTTACCTGCAGGCAAGGTCCCTATATGGTGTAAGTGGGTGTATAAAATCAAGTATAATGCACATGGTACAGTAGGAAGATTTAAGGCTAGATTAGTTGCCAAAGGCTATACACAACAAGAAAATCTAGATTTTCATGACACTTTTTCTCCTGTTGCTAAACTCACTACTGTCATAGCAGTTGTTGATACTGCAACTCTTAAACACTGGCCAGTTTATCAGATGGATGTCCATAATGCCTTTCTCAATGGGGATCTTTAA
- the LOC142172409 gene encoding uncharacterized protein LOC142172409 produces the protein MVLQQQYQEKGFKKYSELISLLLVAERNNDLLTRNHKNQPTGSIPLPEMNEVYSHNYKSEKVRDPVRGRGHGQGRNFPSVNHPSKKNNHQKWKGPGANGLETECYRCSGKGHWANICRIPKYLVELYQASLKDKAPEANFVSHLDVADLFEHPDGKINHSIGDGFMVKDD, from the coding sequence atggtcttgCAACAGCAGTACCAAGAGAAAGGTTTTAAGAAGTACtctgagttgatttctcttctccttgtggctGAACGAAACAATGACTTGCTCACGAGAAATCACAAAAATCAACCCACTGGGTCTATACCATTGCCTGAAATGAATGAGGTGTATTCCCATAATTATAAGAGTGAAAAAGTTCGTGACCCTGTTCGTGGTCGTGGCCATGGCCAAGGAAGAAATTTTCCTAGTGTTAATCACCCCTCGaagaaaaataaccaccaaaagtggaAAGGGCCAGGGGCAAATGGTTTAGAAACTGAGTGTTATCGTTGTAGTGGAAAAGGACATTGGGCAAATATTTGTCGCATACCAAAatatttggttgagctttatcaagcatctctaaagGATAAAGCTCCTGAAGCTAATTTTGTCTCCCACTTGGATGTGGCAGATTTGTTTGagcaccctgatggaaaaataaACCACTCGATCGGTGATGGATTTATGGTTAAAGATGATTGA
- the LOC142172410 gene encoding uncharacterized protein LOC142172410 encodes MVLQQQYQEKGFKKYSELISLLLVAERNNDLLTRNHKNQPTGSTPLPEMNEVYSHNYKSEKVRDPVRGRGYGQGRNFPSVNHPSKKNNHQKWKGPRANGLETECYRCSGKGHWANICRIPKYLVELYQASLKDKAPEANFVSHLDVADLFEHPDGKINHSIGDGSMVKDD; translated from the coding sequence atggtcttgCAACAGCAGTACCAAGAGAAAGGTTTTAAGAAGTACtctgagttgatttctcttctccttgtggctGAACGAAACAATGACTTGCTCACGAGAAATCACAAAAATCAACCCactgggtctacaccattgcctGAAATGAATGAGGTGTATTCCCATAATTATAAGAGTGAAAAAGTTCGTGACCCTGTTCGTGGTCGTGGCTATGGCCAAGGAAGAAATTTTCCTAGTGTTAATCACCCCTCGaagaaaaataaccaccaaaagtggaAAGGGCCAAGGGCAAATGGTTTAGAAACTGAGTGTTATCGTTGTAGTGGAAAAGGACATTGGGCAAATATTTGTCGCATACCAAAatatttggttgagctttatcaagcatctctaaagGATAAAGCTCCTGAAGCTAATTTTGTCTCCCACTTGGATGTGGCAGATTTGTTTGagcaccctgatggaaaaataaACCACTCGATCGGTGATGGATCTATGGTTAAAGATGATTGA